In a genomic window of Candidatus Eisenbacteria bacterium:
- a CDS encoding Glu/Leu/Phe/Val dehydrogenase: protein MGTQKELDPLENARLQFEEASARLKLDPAFIQIIKEPRRATIVKLPVQMDDGSFRVFTGYRVQHSIIRGPAKGGIRYHPDVTLEEVMALAAWMTWKCAVVGIPFGGGKGGIICDPSKMSRGELERLTRRYVADLIDIFGPESDVPAPDVNTNEQTMAWIMDTYSMHARHTVTSVVTGKPLELGGSQGRREATGRGVLFCIREAARRIGLDLDGARVVVQGFGNVGSVAADLLVKDGAIVTAASDVGGGIQNPNGLDIPALIRHVKQTKSVVGFPGSTPVDGKKLLELPCDILIPAALENQITHVNAGRIQARIIAEGANGPTTTQADKILNKAGVLVIPDILANSGGVTVSYFEWVQDRMGFFWKESEVNERLEHIMVNAFQDVARMADEHKVSLRVAAFMLAIKRVVDVIQLRGVYA, encoded by the coding sequence ATGGGAACTCAGAAGGAGCTGGACCCCCTCGAAAACGCGAGGCTCCAGTTCGAGGAGGCCTCGGCACGCCTCAAGCTGGACCCGGCATTCATTCAGATCATCAAGGAGCCCCGCCGGGCCACGATCGTGAAGCTCCCGGTCCAGATGGACGACGGCTCCTTCCGGGTCTTCACCGGATATCGCGTCCAGCACTCGATCATCCGCGGACCGGCAAAGGGCGGGATCCGCTATCACCCGGACGTCACGCTGGAAGAGGTCATGGCCCTCGCGGCATGGATGACCTGGAAGTGCGCGGTGGTCGGCATCCCCTTCGGTGGCGGCAAGGGAGGGATCATTTGCGATCCCTCGAAGATGTCGCGCGGGGAGCTGGAGCGGCTCACGCGCCGCTACGTCGCCGACCTGATCGACATCTTCGGCCCCGAGTCGGACGTCCCCGCCCCCGACGTGAACACGAACGAGCAGACGATGGCCTGGATCATGGACACGTACTCCATGCACGCCCGGCACACCGTCACCTCGGTCGTGACCGGGAAGCCTCTCGAGCTGGGCGGCTCGCAGGGGCGGCGCGAGGCCACCGGACGCGGCGTCCTCTTCTGCATTCGCGAGGCGGCGCGGCGGATCGGACTCGATCTCGACGGCGCGCGCGTGGTCGTGCAGGGCTTCGGCAACGTCGGCTCGGTCGCGGCGGACCTCCTCGTGAAGGACGGCGCCATCGTGACGGCGGCTTCCGACGTGGGCGGAGGCATCCAGAACCCGAACGGTCTCGACATTCCCGCCCTCATCCGGCACGTGAAGCAGACGAAGAGCGTGGTCGGCTTCCCCGGCTCCACGCCGGTGGACGGAAAGAAGCTGCTCGAGCTCCCCTGCGACATCCTGATCCCCGCGGCGCTCGAGAACCAGATCACCCACGTGAACGCGGGACGCATCCAGGCGCGCATCATCGCCGAGGGCGCGAACGGCCCGACGACGACGCAGGCCGACAAGATCCTGAACAAGGCGGGCGTGCTCGTCATCCCGGACATCCTCGCGAACAGCGGCGGCGTCACCGTGTCCTACTTCGAGTGGGTCCAGGACCGCATGGGCTTCTTCTGGAAGGAGTCGGAAGTCAACGAGCGGCTCGAGCACATCATGGTGAACGCCTTCCAGGACGTGGCGCGGATGGCCGACGAGCACAAGGTTTCGCTCCGCGTCGCCGCGTTCATGCTCGCGATCAAGCGCGTCGTGGACGTGATCCAGCTCCGCGGCGTGTACGCCTAG